A genomic region of Planococcus kocurii contains the following coding sequences:
- a CDS encoding GNAT family N-acetyltransferase has protein sequence MEMIIYSDSAVFLEKVSPLLYKNEDIHSLFLGVLGQIHANQYEDYFLALVETDDEIVAACLMTPPHALQLIVFQTFPQIEREIVGHLQNLGIEVSGIVGEQTTSRLFAEAWTERTGEQVNILMDQGLYRIEAVNKGLRKSRGSWRIASKKDAIILEEWYRLFEEEIGIGRSTQTQISHKIAGFLERKEVYVWEVDERVVSCMQKKRPSKNGITVSFVFTPNAQRRNGYAQTLVAEVTNELLLEYDFVMLYTDLTNPTSNKIYREIGYEQIANPVHLIFVEK, from the coding sequence ATGGAAATGATTATTTATTCGGACTCAGCCGTGTTCTTAGAAAAAGTATCACCTCTACTGTATAAAAACGAGGACATTCATAGTTTATTCCTAGGTGTTCTCGGACAAATACATGCGAATCAATACGAAGACTATTTTTTAGCGCTCGTCGAAACTGATGATGAAATTGTAGCAGCTTGTTTAATGACACCGCCACATGCTTTGCAATTGATAGTTTTTCAAACTTTTCCTCAAATTGAACGAGAGATTGTTGGACATCTGCAAAATTTAGGAATTGAGGTGAGTGGAATAGTCGGTGAGCAAACCACTTCGCGCTTGTTTGCGGAGGCTTGGACAGAGCGGACGGGAGAACAAGTAAATATACTAATGGATCAAGGTCTTTACCGAATTGAAGCAGTCAATAAAGGCTTACGAAAGAGCCGGGGTTCTTGGCGGATTGCTAGTAAGAAAGATGCAATAATATTGGAAGAATGGTATCGGCTTTTTGAAGAAGAAATAGGAATTGGCCGCTCTACTCAAACACAAATTTCGCATAAAATCGCTGGATTTCTAGAAAGAAAAGAAGTTTACGTCTGGGAAGTAGATGAGCGAGTGGTCTCTTGTATGCAAAAAAAACGCCCTTCAAAAAACGGAATTACCGTATCTTTTGTCTTTACGCCAAATGCTCAGCGAAGAAATGGATATGCTCAAACACTGGTAGCAGAAGTCACGAACGAATTACTGCTGGAGTATGATTTTGTTATGCTTTATACAGACCTTACAAATCCGACTTCAAACAAAATTTATAGAGAAATTGGCTATGAGCAAATCGCCAATCCGGTTCACTTAATTTTTGTGGAAAAATAA
- the zupT gene encoding zinc transporter ZupT, which translates to MDNTVLFALGLTLFAGLATGIGSLIAFFASRTNTKFLSISLGFSAGVMIYVSMIEIFFKAKDALTNAQGEVTGYWLTLAGFFGGMVFMALVDRILPQLGNPHEVKTVEDMDDGPTNDEYARLRKMGIFTALAIGIHNFPEGIATFMSAIQDPALGIAIAIAVAIHNIPEGIAVSVPIYYATGSRKKALKYSFLSGISEPVGAIAAWLFLMPFLSDTLFGIIFAGVAGIMVFISLDELLPAAKRYDEAHLSIYGLVAGMAVMAVSLVLIV; encoded by the coding sequence ATGGATAATACAGTTTTATTTGCGCTTGGATTGACTCTTTTTGCTGGACTGGCCACAGGGATTGGCAGTTTGATCGCATTTTTTGCATCCCGTACGAATACAAAATTTCTATCAATTTCATTAGGGTTTTCAGCAGGAGTGATGATTTACGTTTCGATGATTGAAATCTTTTTTAAAGCAAAAGATGCTTTAACGAACGCACAGGGAGAGGTTACTGGCTACTGGCTGACACTCGCTGGCTTTTTCGGCGGAATGGTTTTTATGGCACTAGTAGATCGTATTCTTCCGCAATTGGGGAATCCACATGAAGTCAAAACGGTAGAGGACATGGACGATGGACCGACCAACGACGAATATGCTCGGCTACGGAAAATGGGTATTTTTACAGCATTAGCAATCGGCATTCATAATTTTCCGGAGGGGATTGCCACGTTTATGTCGGCAATACAAGATCCGGCTCTTGGAATCGCTATCGCAATTGCAGTAGCCATTCATAATATTCCGGAGGGGATTGCCGTCTCAGTACCAATTTACTATGCAACTGGAAGTCGGAAAAAAGCACTTAAATACAGCTTTTTATCGGGTATTTCAGAACCTGTTGGAGCGATTGCAGCGTGGCTCTTCTTAATGCCATTTCTCAGCGACACCTTGTTTGGCATTATATTTGCGGGTGTAGCGGGTATTATGGTCTTTATCTCGCTTGACGAGTTATTGCCTGCTGCAAAACGCTATGACGAAGCCCATCTATCCATCTACGGGTTAGTAGCTGGCATGGCCGTTATGGCTGTCAGTCTGGTATTGATCGTCTGA
- a CDS encoding ABC transporter ATP-binding protein: protein MIRFENVTKRFPDGTEALKDISLVLPTNELTAIIGPSGCGKTTLMKMINKLEKPTEGSIFIDEKPINGMDEVQLRRSIGYVIQRIGLFPHMTISDNVALVPKLLDWTKDKKEQRVRELLQLVGLDPEVYMERYPLELSGGQQQRVGVVRALAGDPNIVLMDEPFSALDPISREQLQDELRNLQQTINKTIVFVTHDMDEALKIADSVILMRDGQVEQVGTPQQLIDNPANEFVRSFIGIERINQKRTFGDRKLLEFLDLFTEEWAGDTEEISAEQTIENAFLQLDKSAKNYLAIVQGAQVVAYANDRDLLKAALAKETGATA from the coding sequence ATGATTCGATTTGAAAATGTTACAAAACGCTTTCCAGATGGAACGGAAGCATTAAAAGACATTTCACTCGTTCTACCGACAAATGAATTGACTGCCATCATCGGTCCTAGTGGCTGTGGTAAAACGACATTAATGAAAATGATTAATAAACTAGAAAAACCAACTGAAGGAAGTATTTTCATTGATGAAAAACCCATCAATGGAATGGATGAAGTCCAATTAAGACGTTCAATTGGTTATGTGATTCAACGTATTGGACTATTTCCTCATATGACCATTTCAGATAATGTGGCGCTTGTACCTAAATTGCTGGACTGGACAAAAGACAAAAAAGAACAACGTGTACGTGAATTGCTTCAGCTTGTTGGTTTAGATCCTGAAGTTTATATGGAGCGTTACCCACTCGAGTTGAGTGGGGGACAGCAGCAGCGTGTAGGAGTGGTTCGGGCGTTAGCGGGAGATCCAAATATTGTTTTAATGGACGAACCCTTTTCAGCACTTGATCCTATTAGCCGAGAACAGCTGCAAGACGAACTTCGAAACCTTCAACAAACCATCAATAAAACCATCGTTTTTGTTACCCATGATATGGATGAGGCGTTGAAAATTGCTGATTCTGTTATTCTTATGCGCGATGGGCAAGTTGAACAAGTAGGCACCCCCCAGCAACTTATTGATAACCCTGCAAACGAATTTGTTCGCAGCTTTATTGGTATAGAGCGCATCAATCAAAAACGCACATTTGGAGACAGAAAATTGCTCGAATTTCTGGATCTTTTTACAGAAGAATGGGCTGGGGATACCGAGGAAATTTCTGCTGAACAAACGATCGAGAACGCTTTTTTGCAACTGGATAAAAGCGCAAAAAATTACTTGGCAATCGTTCAAGGGGCGCAGGTCGTGGCTTATGCTAATGACCGAGACTTATTGAAAGCGGCACTTGCTAAAGAAACGGGGGCAACGGCATGA
- a CDS encoding uracil-DNA glycosylase, with translation MYRISEKLAELGMQRIEGFPVEGFVWGSGPGNPVIMLVGEAPGENELETGIPFTGRAGKELMASLESVGLAREDVYITSAVRSRPYKWGTKKKRNGETIARKYNRAPTKKEIIAHAPILDTEIQAVQPPIIVTLGNVGLQRLVGSKAKVTELHGVLMETPILYWNEEESCFKETTEVYHIFPTFHPASVFYNPSVRMLKDADWQKLKELLGGAK, from the coding sequence ATGTATAGAATTTCGGAAAAACTGGCTGAACTGGGAATGCAAAGGATAGAGGGGTTTCCGGTTGAAGGTTTTGTATGGGGAAGTGGACCTGGAAATCCAGTGATTATGCTGGTGGGAGAAGCACCTGGAGAGAACGAGTTAGAAACGGGAATACCGTTTACGGGAAGAGCAGGAAAAGAATTGATGGCTTCTCTTGAGAGTGTAGGTTTAGCTAGAGAAGATGTTTATATTACGAGTGCGGTTCGAAGTAGACCTTATAAATGGGGAACTAAAAAGAAACGTAACGGAGAAACAATCGCCAGAAAATACAACCGGGCACCGACAAAAAAAGAAATCATTGCGCATGCGCCGATATTGGATACGGAGATTCAAGCTGTTCAGCCGCCGATAATTGTGACATTGGGAAATGTCGGATTGCAACGGTTGGTCGGTTCGAAGGCGAAGGTCACGGAACTTCACGGTGTGCTAATGGAAACACCGATTCTCTATTGGAACGAAGAAGAGAGTTGCTTTAAAGAAACAACAGAGGTCTATCATATTTTCCCTACATTTCATCCAGCCAGTGTTTTTTATAATCCGTCAGTTCGTATGTTGAAAGATGCAGATTGGCAGAAGTTAAAAGAACTTCTCGGGGGAGCGAAATGA
- a CDS encoding ABC transporter permease translates to MKNFLDTLVSRQDMIIGALLEHMYLSFVAVAIGIAIALPLGILITRYRRYAESIIGVTAVFQTIPSLALFGFLVPILGIGSPTALIALIIYALLPILRNTYAGIVGVDSSTIEAGRGMGMTRTQILRQIELPLALPFIMAGIRTATVLTVGIATLATFVGAGGLGDIIYRGLQSYNNSLVLAGALPVALLAIGFDQILKWIEKRATPKGLKT, encoded by the coding sequence ATGAAAAACTTCCTAGACACCCTCGTTAGCCGTCAGGATATGATTATTGGTGCGCTTTTAGAACATATGTATTTATCATTTGTAGCCGTCGCAATTGGTATCGCAATTGCGCTGCCACTAGGAATTCTCATTACACGCTATCGGCGCTACGCTGAATCAATTATTGGGGTAACGGCTGTTTTTCAAACGATTCCAAGTCTAGCGCTATTCGGCTTTTTGGTACCTATTTTAGGAATTGGTTCACCTACTGCATTAATTGCACTTATTATCTATGCTTTGTTACCGATTTTGCGAAATACGTATGCAGGAATTGTAGGAGTCGATAGTTCCACGATCGAAGCAGGACGTGGCATGGGAATGACGCGGACGCAGATTTTACGACAAATTGAATTGCCGCTAGCGTTACCGTTTATCATGGCGGGTATACGTACGGCTACTGTACTAACTGTAGGTATCGCCACACTTGCGACATTTGTTGGAGCTGGTGGTTTGGGTGATATCATCTACCGAGGATTGCAGTCTTATAACAATTCATTAGTCTTGGCTGGTGCCTTACCAGTTGCTCTACTGGCAATTGGTTTTGATCAAATTTTAAAATGGATTGAAAAAAGAGCGACACCAAAAGGTTTGAAAACATAG
- a CDS encoding 3-hydroxyacyl-CoA dehydrogenase — MEFSQVKAVVTGGASGLGEATVRRIAKSGGKAAIFDLNAERAKVLIEELGEGSVIYKETDVTNASQVEQNINDTLEQFGGINLVVNCAGIGTPGKVVSKGEPIALDQFEKVIKVNLVGSFNVIRVAAAAMQKNEPTEDGERGVIISTASVAAYEGQIGQAAYSASKGGVVAMTLPIARELARDGIRVMAIAPGLMETPMVEGLPDAAIASLSAAVPFPARLGKPTEFAHLVESITTNSMLNGETIRLDGAIRMQPK; from the coding sequence ATGGAATTTTCACAAGTAAAAGCAGTGGTCACGGGTGGAGCGTCTGGGCTTGGTGAAGCGACAGTACGCCGTATAGCAAAAAGTGGCGGGAAAGCAGCTATTTTTGATTTGAATGCAGAACGTGCAAAAGTGCTTATTGAAGAATTGGGTGAAGGCTCGGTCATTTATAAAGAGACGGATGTTACTAACGCATCACAAGTTGAACAAAATATAAACGACACGCTTGAACAGTTCGGGGGTATTAATTTAGTAGTCAATTGTGCGGGGATTGGTACTCCAGGGAAAGTAGTATCCAAAGGCGAACCAATTGCGCTAGACCAATTTGAAAAAGTCATCAAAGTAAATTTGGTCGGTAGCTTTAATGTTATTCGTGTTGCAGCAGCAGCTATGCAAAAAAACGAACCAACTGAAGATGGTGAGCGAGGGGTGATTATTTCAACAGCATCGGTCGCGGCTTATGAAGGGCAAATTGGACAAGCAGCTTACAGCGCATCTAAAGGCGGAGTTGTCGCGATGACGTTGCCAATTGCTAGAGAATTAGCGAGAGATGGAATTCGAGTTATGGCAATTGCGCCGGGATTAATGGAAACACCAATGGTAGAAGGATTGCCAGATGCTGCAATTGCTTCATTATCTGCAGCCGTACCATTTCCAGCACGTCTTGGAAAACCCACTGAATTTGCACACCTAGTAGAAAGCATTACGACAAATTCGATGTTAAATGGGGAGACGATACGACTCGACGGAGCAATCCGCATGCAACCGAAATAA
- a CDS encoding DUF4003 family protein has product MDIKRIEQTFSDVSKTTGWAVDKRIALAVTNIYLSQDQAFDAEKHEAAVEVIKKNEGWTSPLRSHLLHVAAAFMVMKEEAVESSLKLANQNQKALNDAGFWKTSYTYLAALLMKKPEEAEQARALYKEMKKHHKFLTSNEDIPYAALLGSREGSLEERAATMNRYYRDLREQGFTMGNNLQWLSQIMTFDSSVYDAKIVGKVLAIHQFFKEEKINISLAQYPILGFLAVTEIDGKALEGVVENTRELEKNKIFRWYKDMAFSTAVQQAMADNIEVRDVATMTFATSLETLMQAQQAAMMVSINAAIISSSNTSSS; this is encoded by the coding sequence ATGGATATTAAACGCATTGAACAAACTTTCTCGGACGTGTCAAAAACAACAGGATGGGCTGTAGACAAGCGGATTGCGTTAGCTGTCACTAACATATATTTGTCTCAGGACCAGGCTTTTGATGCAGAAAAGCATGAAGCGGCTGTCGAAGTGATTAAAAAGAATGAGGGGTGGACTTCGCCTTTGCGCTCGCATCTGCTTCATGTAGCAGCAGCTTTTATGGTTATGAAAGAAGAGGCTGTAGAAAGTTCATTGAAGCTAGCCAATCAAAATCAAAAAGCACTTAACGATGCAGGTTTTTGGAAAACTTCCTATACCTATTTAGCTGCATTGCTAATGAAAAAACCGGAGGAAGCAGAACAGGCAAGAGCGTTGTACAAAGAAATGAAAAAGCATCATAAATTTCTAACGTCGAATGAAGATATTCCATATGCCGCTTTATTGGGTAGCCGGGAAGGGTCGCTTGAAGAACGAGCGGCAACGATGAATAGGTATTACCGTGACCTCCGCGAACAAGGCTTCACTATGGGGAATAATCTTCAATGGCTGTCTCAAATTATGACCTTTGATTCATCTGTTTACGACGCAAAAATAGTCGGTAAGGTTTTGGCGATTCACCAATTTTTCAAAGAAGAAAAAATCAACATCAGCCTAGCGCAATATCCTATTCTTGGATTTTTAGCGGTGACAGAAATTGACGGTAAAGCTTTAGAGGGAGTTGTAGAAAATACGCGTGAATTAGAAAAAAATAAAATCTTTCGTTGGTACAAAGATATGGCTTTTTCAACAGCTGTCCAACAGGCAATGGCTGACAATATAGAAGTACGAGATGTCGCGACTATGACTTTTGCTACTTCATTGGAAACTTTAATGCAAGCACAACAGGCAGCGATGATGGTCAGTATTAATGCGGCCATTATCTCGTCATCAAACACTTCTTCTAGTTGA
- a CDS encoding P-II family nitrogen regulator, whose translation MKKIETIIRPSVFADVRQALALEGIDGLSVTEIAGIGKQEGRVGLFRGNTYTMEFSPKLKLEMVVADDKVEDIIQALLAYASTGQVGDGKIFIFSVEEAIRIRTKERGTVAIG comes from the coding sequence ATGAAAAAAATTGAAACGATTATTCGACCTTCCGTTTTTGCAGATGTGCGACAGGCTTTAGCACTTGAAGGAATAGACGGTTTGAGTGTAACTGAAATTGCTGGAATCGGAAAGCAAGAAGGACGAGTGGGCTTATTTCGCGGGAATACTTACACAATGGAATTTTCTCCAAAACTGAAACTCGAGATGGTAGTAGCTGACGACAAAGTTGAAGATATTATTCAAGCTTTACTAGCATACGCTTCAACCGGCCAAGTCGGGGATGGTAAAATTTTCATTTTCTCTGTCGAAGAAGCGATACGAATCAGAACCAAAGAACGCGGCACAGTCGCAATTGGATAA
- a CDS encoding thiolase family protein, with protein MREVVIIEGVRSAVGRRKGQFADQRPDELAALVLEELVSRAGVDKSEVEDIILGCVSQAGEQGGNIARTASLIAGFPDYVPGVTIDRQCGSSQQAVHFGAQAILAGDMDIVIAGGVESMTRVPMFSNMQGAALSEKLTDQYEIINQGLSAERIAKKWGFTRQQLDAFAVQSHERAQHAIGAGHYKREIVPIRTQGPDGETRMIDEDEGPRPGTTEEVLAGLKTAFDENGVITAGNASQMSDGASAVLLMSSDKAKELGLKPKARIVARVVVGSDPTLMLTGPIAATKKVLAKAGLEINEMDRYEVNEAFAPVPLAWLHDIGGDPEKLNVNGGAIALGHPLGATGTKLLVSLLHELERTDGRYGLLAICEGMGMANATIIEKL; from the coding sequence ATGAGAGAAGTTGTCATTATAGAAGGTGTACGGTCAGCTGTTGGGAGAAGAAAAGGGCAGTTTGCAGATCAGCGTCCGGATGAATTAGCAGCTTTAGTATTAGAAGAGTTAGTCTCGCGTGCAGGTGTAGACAAAAGTGAAGTAGAAGATATTATTTTAGGTTGTGTTTCACAGGCTGGAGAACAAGGCGGCAATATTGCGCGTACAGCATCGTTAATTGCAGGTTTTCCAGATTATGTACCGGGTGTCACAATTGATCGCCAATGCGGTTCGAGTCAGCAGGCTGTGCACTTCGGTGCTCAAGCAATTCTGGCCGGAGATATGGATATTGTCATTGCGGGTGGTGTGGAAAGCATGACACGCGTACCGATGTTTTCCAATATGCAAGGTGCAGCGCTGAGCGAAAAACTGACAGATCAATACGAAATTATCAATCAAGGGTTATCGGCAGAGCGTATCGCAAAGAAATGGGGATTTACGCGGCAACAGCTTGACGCGTTTGCGGTACAAAGTCATGAACGCGCACAACATGCTATTGGGGCAGGCCATTATAAACGTGAAATTGTTCCGATTCGCACACAAGGTCCAGACGGCGAAACGCGAATGATTGATGAAGACGAAGGACCGCGTCCGGGTACAACGGAAGAAGTGCTAGCTGGATTAAAAACAGCTTTTGATGAAAATGGTGTGATTACTGCAGGCAATGCGAGTCAAATGAGTGATGGTGCTTCTGCTGTTCTCTTAATGTCTAGTGACAAGGCGAAAGAGCTTGGATTGAAACCGAAAGCGCGCATAGTGGCACGTGTAGTAGTCGGTTCGGATCCGACATTGATGCTGACTGGGCCAATCGCAGCAACTAAAAAAGTTCTCGCCAAAGCAGGACTTGAAATCAATGAGATGGACCGTTACGAAGTCAATGAAGCATTTGCGCCAGTCCCGCTAGCTTGGTTACATGATATTGGTGGAGATCCTGAAAAACTGAATGTTAACGGAGGCGCAATTGCGCTTGGTCATCCGCTTGGTGCGACAGGTACTAAATTATTAGTGTCGTTACTACATGAATTAGAGCGAACAGATGGCCGTTACGGATTGTTAGCCATTTGTGAAGGAATGGGAATGGCCAACGCCACTATTATTGAAAAGCTATAG
- a CDS encoding acyl-CoA dehydrogenase family protein gives MGRYRFEEDEHVMFRKSLRKFLEKEAVPNYDQWEKDRLIPKSFWKKLGDMGFLSPQIEEQYGGLGLDFRYAVVIGEEMERVGASLTGVGLHNDITVPYIEAYGNEEQKQRWLPGCISGDHITAIAMTEPGAGSDLANISTTAVRDGDNYIVNGQKTFITNGINSTLVLVVVKTDPKAQPKHRGISLLMVEEGTPGFQKGRKLDKVGLHAQDTSELYFEDCIVPATNLIGEENKGFTYLMEKLQQERLVVAMAAQVASEDMLEMTLEYVKSRKAFGKPIGSFQNSQFKLVEMATEIELGHSFLESLIEDHMAGKDIVSKVSMAKFWLTDTAKKISGECMQLHGGYGYMEEYKIARRYRDIPVAAIYAGSNEIMKTIVAKRMGL, from the coding sequence ATGGGGAGATACCGTTTCGAAGAAGATGAACACGTGATGTTCCGGAAGTCCTTGCGGAAGTTTTTAGAAAAAGAAGCGGTTCCAAACTATGATCAATGGGAAAAAGATCGCCTTATTCCGAAATCTTTTTGGAAAAAGCTCGGAGATATGGGTTTTCTGAGTCCTCAAATAGAAGAACAATACGGGGGGCTTGGTCTAGATTTTCGTTATGCGGTTGTTATCGGAGAAGAAATGGAACGCGTAGGAGCCAGTTTGACGGGGGTAGGCCTACATAATGACATTACGGTTCCTTACATCGAAGCGTATGGAAATGAAGAACAAAAACAGCGTTGGCTACCGGGTTGTATTTCGGGAGATCATATTACAGCGATTGCGATGACAGAGCCTGGAGCAGGATCAGATCTTGCGAATATATCAACTACAGCAGTTCGAGACGGCGACAATTATATTGTTAATGGGCAGAAAACTTTTATTACGAATGGCATTAACTCGACATTGGTGTTAGTTGTTGTAAAAACCGATCCGAAAGCACAACCGAAGCATCGTGGGATTTCGCTATTAATGGTAGAAGAGGGGACACCAGGTTTTCAGAAAGGGCGTAAGCTCGACAAGGTAGGTCTCCATGCTCAAGATACATCCGAACTGTATTTTGAGGATTGCATCGTCCCTGCAACGAACTTAATTGGCGAAGAAAATAAAGGCTTTACTTATCTGATGGAAAAACTGCAGCAAGAGCGACTAGTCGTCGCAATGGCAGCGCAAGTAGCTTCAGAAGATATGTTAGAAATGACGTTGGAATACGTGAAATCAAGAAAAGCCTTTGGCAAGCCGATCGGTTCGTTCCAAAATTCTCAGTTTAAACTAGTGGAGATGGCGACAGAAATTGAACTGGGTCATTCGTTTTTAGAATCGCTCATTGAAGATCATATGGCTGGAAAAGACATTGTTTCCAAAGTATCGATGGCGAAATTTTGGCTGACAGATACCGCCAAGAAAATATCCGGTGAGTGCATGCAATTACACGGTGGATATGGCTATATGGAAGAATACAAAATTGCACGTCGCTACAGGGATATTCCAGTGGCGGCGATATATGCCGGTTCCAACGAAATCATGAAAACCATCGTTGCTAAACGAATGGGACTGTAA
- a CDS encoding glycine betaine ABC transporter substrate-binding protein, with amino-acid sequence MKKTTLGVFLAATTVIAGCGSGGDELDPIVIGGKPWTEQYILPHILGQYIEANSDYTVEYEEGLGEVSILTPALEKGDIDMYVEYTGTGMKDVLKKESVPGQSSEEVLDIVRTGYEDTLGATWLEPLGFENGYTLAYSKDSGYDAKTYSDLAEISQSEEMRFGAPHPFYERKGDGYEDLIATYPFKFSATESFDPAIMYEAVKSGEVEVIPAFTTDSRIELFDLETTEDDLSFFPKYDAAPVVRMETLEEYPELEEVLSGLAGQISEEEMLAMNSRIDVDQEIAADVAREFLIDKGLIEE; translated from the coding sequence ATGAAAAAAACGACATTAGGAGTTTTTTTGGCTGCAACTACAGTCATTGCAGGATGCGGGTCAGGTGGAGATGAGTTAGATCCAATCGTCATTGGCGGTAAGCCATGGACAGAACAATATATCCTGCCACATATTCTCGGTCAGTATATCGAAGCCAATTCGGACTATACTGTGGAATACGAAGAGGGATTAGGAGAAGTGTCGATTTTAACTCCTGCTTTAGAAAAAGGCGATATTGATATGTACGTGGAGTATACCGGTACCGGCATGAAGGACGTATTGAAGAAAGAGTCTGTTCCGGGTCAATCTTCGGAAGAGGTATTAGATATTGTAAGAACAGGTTACGAAGATACATTGGGTGCGACTTGGCTAGAACCACTTGGCTTTGAGAATGGTTATACGTTAGCGTATTCAAAAGATAGCGGCTATGATGCAAAAACCTATTCAGATTTAGCGGAAATTTCGCAATCAGAAGAAATGCGTTTCGGAGCACCACATCCTTTCTATGAACGCAAAGGAGATGGCTACGAGGATTTGATCGCCACGTATCCATTTAAGTTTTCAGCAACTGAAAGTTTTGACCCAGCAATTATGTATGAAGCTGTTAAGAGTGGAGAAGTAGAAGTTATTCCAGCGTTCACTACAGATAGCCGCATTGAATTATTTGATCTTGAAACGACAGAAGACGATCTGTCGTTTTTCCCGAAATACGACGCAGCTCCTGTTGTGCGGATGGAAACACTCGAAGAGTACCCGGAACTTGAAGAAGTACTGAGCGGGCTGGCTGGACAAATCAGCGAGGAAGAAATGTTAGCAATGAATTCTCGCATTGATGTTGACCAAGAAATTGCAGCTGATGTCGCTCGCGAATTCCTAATCGACAAAGGATTAATTGAAGAATAA
- a CDS encoding MFS transporter: protein MATIAEKKTGPISRNRLLGIAGLGWLFDAMDVGILAFVIAALHEDWGLTSSQMGWIGSVNSIGMAVGAFVFGIYADRVGRKKIFIITLLLFSIASGISAFTTTLAAFMILRFFVGMGLGGELPVASTLVSESVPAKERGRVIVLLESFWAAGWLVAAVISYFIIPSFGWRVALLLTALPAFYALYLRINLPDSPQFSAKKDVLRSISTNIKDVWSEKYRRPTLMLWIVWFTVVFSYYGMFLWLPSVMVLKGFTLIKSFQYVLIMTLAQLPGYFSAAWLIERAGRKFVLVTYLIGTAISALAFGNADTITLLIVSGAFLSFFNLGAWGALYAYSPEQYPTVIRGTGTGMAAAFGRIGGVLGPLLVGTLLTAGANLNVIFGIFCVSILIGALAVAFLGKETKQLELE, encoded by the coding sequence ATGGCAACGATAGCTGAGAAAAAAACAGGTCCTATTTCAAGAAATAGATTGTTAGGAATTGCGGGACTGGGGTGGCTTTTTGACGCAATGGACGTCGGTATTTTGGCTTTCGTTATTGCGGCATTGCACGAAGATTGGGGATTGACGTCCAGTCAGATGGGGTGGATTGGTAGCGTCAACTCAATTGGAATGGCGGTTGGTGCATTTGTTTTCGGGATTTATGCAGATCGTGTAGGCCGAAAGAAAATATTCATTATTACCTTGCTGTTGTTTTCAATTGCTAGCGGAATTTCTGCTTTTACAACAACACTCGCGGCATTTATGATTTTACGGTTTTTTGTGGGAATGGGATTAGGTGGTGAGCTACCGGTAGCTTCTACTCTGGTGTCCGAAAGTGTACCAGCAAAAGAGCGGGGACGTGTAATCGTTCTATTAGAAAGTTTTTGGGCCGCAGGTTGGCTAGTCGCTGCTGTTATTTCGTATTTCATCATTCCATCTTTTGGTTGGCGGGTTGCGCTGTTATTGACTGCGTTGCCAGCATTTTATGCCTTATATTTGCGTATCAATCTACCAGATTCACCACAGTTTTCTGCGAAAAAAGATGTGTTGCGATCAATTTCGACGAATATTAAAGACGTTTGGTCAGAGAAATACAGACGTCCAACTTTAATGCTATGGATTGTCTGGTTCACAGTAGTATTTTCATATTACGGCATGTTCTTGTGGCTTCCAAGTGTCATGGTGTTAAAAGGATTTACGTTAATCAAAAGCTTCCAATATGTATTAATTATGACCTTGGCCCAATTGCCAGGCTACTTTTCAGCTGCTTGGCTTATCGAACGGGCAGGTCGGAAATTTGTGTTGGTCACTTACTTAATCGGTACAGCAATTAGTGCGTTGGCTTTTGGTAATGCGGACACCATTACGTTGTTAATCGTTTCGGGTGCTTTCTTATCGTTCTTTAACTTGGGTGCTTGGGGTGCGTTATATGCCTATTCCCCAGAGCAATACCCAACAGTTATTCGCGGTACAGGTACAGGAATGGCGGCTGCTTTTGGTCGCATAGGTGGAGTTCTTGGGCCGCTTCTAGTCGGTACGTTGTTAACAGCTGGTGCGAATCTCAATGTAATCTTCGGGATTTTCTGTGTCTCCATCCTTATTGGAGCGCTGGCTGTAGCATTTCTCGGCAAGGAAACAAAACAATTGGAGTTGGAATAG